From one Aquicella siphonis genomic stretch:
- a CDS encoding phosphotransferase, with protein sequence MTNSHMLWAITVLKDAGYLIHASQPEIIQKTPWSMVCCIKTNQGPVYLKKVPPALSLESRIINILSNEFHANVPSIIAVNQRQHCFLMKNAGKPLHDYFKQNFQPDILIQAMQDYTRLQISTSDKIHRFLDTGVPDWRLKNLPKLYQDLIAQEMLLINDGLNNDELMQLRVLEPALFSICEELSHYKIKETFGHADFHDKNILIDLSTKKSTIIDLGEVVITHPFFSFLNCLHRAKLNFSLSESQYQQLQHACFKPWLALDTSDHLIEILTLIQQCWPIHSVLGEFRLMNSVDKSAFQELHRQGRLSNNLRHWINHMSSS encoded by the coding sequence ATGACTAACTCTCACATGCTTTGGGCCATCACTGTTTTAAAGGATGCCGGATATCTGATTCATGCCTCTCAGCCTGAAATTATTCAGAAAACACCATGGTCAATGGTTTGCTGCATTAAAACAAATCAAGGCCCGGTCTATTTAAAGAAAGTACCGCCAGCACTGTCATTGGAATCCAGGATAATTAATATCTTATCCAATGAATTCCACGCCAATGTTCCATCCATAATTGCGGTCAATCAAAGGCAGCATTGTTTTTTAATGAAAAACGCAGGAAAACCCTTACATGATTATTTCAAACAAAATTTCCAACCTGATATTTTAATCCAGGCTATGCAGGATTATACCAGGCTGCAGATATCGACCTCTGATAAAATCCATAGATTTCTGGATACAGGCGTGCCTGACTGGCGATTAAAAAATCTGCCGAAACTGTATCAAGACCTGATTGCTCAAGAAATGCTTTTGATTAATGACGGATTAAATAACGATGAGTTAATGCAATTAAGAGTTTTAGAGCCAGCGCTCTTTTCAATTTGCGAGGAATTGTCACATTATAAAATCAAGGAAACATTTGGTCATGCTGATTTTCATGATAAAAATATTTTAATTGACCTTTCCACCAAAAAATCAACAATCATTGATTTGGGTGAAGTAGTCATCACTCATCCTTTTTTTTCATTTCTCAATTGCCTGCACAGGGCAAAGCTGAATTTCTCACTGTCAGAAAGTCAATACCAACAACTTCAACATGCATGTTTCAAACCCTGGCTTGCGCTGGACACATCAGATCATTTAATCGAAATCCTGACGCTTATACAGCAATGCTGGCCTATCCATTCGGTCCTGGGTGAATTTCGACTGATGAATAGTGTGGACAAATCAGCGTTTCAGGAATTACACAGACAAGGGCGGCTATCAAATAATCTGCGTCACTGGATTAATCATATGTCGTCAAGTTAG
- a CDS encoding M4 family metallopeptidase, which produces MKFRLTALTVALVMANIACAATEIDLRRQSVSYIENKLSMQTHNSIVKIEKMRTDTDFNGATHTRIRQFYNGIPVWDATGVIHTPRNNKIRKNMLVNIDVNTTMNGVIYENIEKDLIGTPAAALTSSAASKALEAAKNWHARKSRLTVDSFKNGKSLPIIFIDDNKQAHHAYLTSFTYATASAMHRPTSIVDAVTHHVYRSWEGIFTAHVQEEEAINTARAKVKKMLNNDDPAQPGLYDIAAGGIGGNPKSGEVIYDGGQGNKPALNMKAMDMEVEMIPGNPYKMTFCVLMNDDISVVDTATGSEVVIDICMPNSRLHKGIAWLSMNKNQTRWDADEMNEGYSPSLDAFYAAVMVKSLYQDWFGVPALIDEEGKPMKYLMRVHFGRKFDNAFWDGEQMTFGDGGSMFYPLTSVGVTAHEISHGFTETHSGIDGSKPQMAALHESFSDMAAIAVENYMTGKNGWDIGREIKKDEGALRYLDNPTKDGTSIDHMKNFDDTEAHGGAGVTNKAFYLLATTKGWNTRKAFDVMVKANMHYWTSSMNTFNDAACGVVSATKDYGYDVADVRIAFAKVGVDTDNCDAK; this is translated from the coding sequence ATGAAGTTTCGCTTGACTGCACTGACAGTGGCTTTAGTGATGGCAAATATTGCTTGCGCTGCTACGGAAATTGACTTGCGCCGTCAGTCAGTATCCTATATTGAAAACAAGCTTTCTATGCAGACTCATAATAGCATAGTGAAAATTGAAAAAATGCGCACAGACACTGATTTCAATGGCGCCACGCATACTCGAATTCGCCAATTCTATAATGGCATACCTGTATGGGATGCGACGGGTGTCATTCATACCCCCAGGAATAATAAGATTCGTAAAAATATGCTTGTCAATATTGATGTCAATACGACCATGAACGGCGTCATTTATGAAAATATAGAAAAGGATTTGATCGGTACACCTGCGGCCGCATTAACATCAAGCGCGGCATCTAAAGCCCTGGAAGCTGCAAAAAATTGGCACGCAAGAAAATCACGTTTGACTGTTGATTCTTTCAAGAATGGAAAGTCACTGCCTATTATTTTCATTGATGATAACAAACAAGCACATCATGCCTACCTGACCAGCTTTACTTATGCAACCGCATCTGCGATGCATCGTCCCACTTCGATTGTCGACGCGGTTACACACCATGTTTATCGCAGCTGGGAGGGTATTTTCACTGCACATGTTCAAGAAGAGGAAGCCATCAACACGGCGCGCGCTAAAGTAAAAAAAATGTTGAATAATGACGATCCTGCTCAGCCTGGTCTGTATGACATTGCCGCGGGCGGCATTGGCGGAAACCCAAAATCAGGCGAGGTGATTTATGATGGTGGACAAGGCAATAAGCCTGCGTTAAACATGAAGGCCATGGACATGGAAGTGGAAATGATTCCTGGAAATCCCTATAAAATGACTTTTTGCGTTCTTATGAATGATGATATTAGTGTTGTTGATACGGCCACGGGAAGCGAGGTTGTAATCGACATATGCATGCCAAATTCAAGACTGCACAAGGGAATTGCCTGGCTCAGCATGAATAAAAACCAGACACGCTGGGACGCGGATGAAATGAATGAAGGTTATTCACCATCGCTTGATGCATTTTATGCTGCTGTGATGGTCAAAAGTCTGTATCAGGACTGGTTTGGTGTGCCGGCTTTGATTGACGAGGAAGGCAAGCCCATGAAATATCTGATGCGTGTTCACTTTGGGCGAAAATTTGACAACGCTTTCTGGGATGGGGAGCAAATGACTTTTGGTGACGGCGGCAGTATGTTTTACCCCCTCACTTCTGTAGGTGTGACCGCGCATGAAATCAGCCACGGTTTTACCGAGACACATTCAGGCATAGACGGTTCAAAACCGCAAATGGCCGCATTGCATGAGTCATTTTCCGATATGGCTGCCATTGCGGTTGAAAACTATATGACTGGCAAGAATGGCTGGGATATTGGCCGTGAAATCAAGAAAGATGAGGGAGCGTTGCGTTATCTTGATAATCCAACTAAGGATGGCACTTCAATCGACCATATGAAGAATTTTGATGATACGGAGGCGCATGGAGGCGCGGGCGTGACCAATAAGGCATTTTACCTGCTGGCTACAACAAAAGGCTGGAATACACGCAAGGCCTTTGATGTCATGGTTAAAGCCAATATGCATTACTGGACATCAAGTATGAATACGTTTAACGATGCGGCTTGCGGTGTGGTTTCAGCGACAAAAGATTATGGCTATGATGTCGCTGATGTGCGCATTGCGTTTGCCAAGGTTGGCGTTGATACTGATAATTGCGATGCAAAATAA
- a CDS encoding zinc ribbon domain-containing protein YjdM: protein MNTLPKCPKCDSEFTYKDGMLLICPECAHEWSNDADDKTDEAPLSIKDANGNPLQDGDTVTVIKDLKVKGSSLVVKVGTKVKNIRLVEGDHDIDCKIDGIGSMKLKSQFVKKV from the coding sequence ATGAACACCTTGCCCAAATGCCCAAAATGCGATTCAGAATTCACCTATAAGGATGGCATGCTTTTGATCTGCCCCGAGTGCGCACACGAATGGTCAAATGATGCGGATGATAAAACAGATGAAGCGCCATTAAGCATAAAAGATGCTAATGGCAACCCGCTACAAGATGGCGACACGGTTACTGTGATAAAGGATTTAAAAGTCAAAGGTTCATCACTGGTAGTTAAAGTGGGTACTAAAGTTAAAAACATCAGACTGGTTGAAGGGGATCATGATATTGACTGCAAGATTGATGGAATTGGCTCCATGAAATTAAAATCGCAGTTCGTAAAAAAGGTGTAA
- a CDS encoding LysR family transcriptional regulator: MDTNRLRQFCVIADTGSMTKAAELLCITHSGLSKSMKLLQEELGFSLLRPAGRGLALTEDGVRIYQNAKQFLALEEQLFSATPRVQQKSVRIGTVEVFLLAQCRRLKQSQLDNYNFTLLDLNPGQIEQLIADRQLDYGVTYAPYPMDGVEITEIGKYQLGCYCLKGCFKGMDISDIPFAVPAQGISNNPLGIKERDGWLESVTPRNRKYSVNLLSTGLELVRQGLCAIFIPKFVARNYPDLVELAIPKVQQAKQRAFLIKHKDHPQDSLFKMLKKTITSIVQD, encoded by the coding sequence ATGGATACAAATCGATTGCGACAATTTTGTGTGATAGCAGATACCGGCAGTATGACTAAAGCTGCGGAACTGTTATGCATTACCCATTCAGGTTTATCCAAGTCCATGAAATTATTGCAAGAGGAACTGGGTTTTTCCTTGCTGCGTCCAGCCGGCAGGGGGCTGGCGTTAACTGAAGACGGTGTGCGGATTTATCAAAACGCCAAACAATTTTTGGCACTTGAAGAGCAATTATTTAGCGCCACACCAAGGGTTCAACAAAAATCGGTAAGAATAGGTACGGTTGAAGTCTTTTTATTGGCACAATGCAGGCGGCTCAAGCAATCACAGCTTGATAACTACAATTTCACTCTTCTGGATTTGAATCCGGGGCAAATTGAACAGTTAATCGCAGACAGGCAGCTGGATTATGGCGTTACTTATGCGCCTTATCCCATGGATGGCGTTGAAATTACGGAAATCGGTAAGTATCAGTTAGGCTGTTATTGCTTAAAAGGTTGTTTTAAAGGAATGGACATCAGTGATATCCCATTCGCTGTCCCTGCTCAAGGGATATCAAACAATCCTTTGGGAATAAAAGAGCGTGATGGCTGGCTAGAGAGTGTGACGCCCAGAAATAGAAAGTATTCAGTCAATCTTTTGTCAACCGGACTGGAATTGGTGCGGCAAGGATTATGCGCCATATTCATACCAAAGTTTGTTGCCAGGAATTATCCTGATCTGGTTGAGCTGGCTATACCCAAGGTACAGCAAGCCAAACAACGCGCATTCCTGATCAAACATAAAGACCATCCGCAAGATAGTTTGTTTAAGATGCTAAAAAAGACAATTACATCTATTGTCCAGGACTAG
- a CDS encoding ADP-ribosylation factor-like protein produces the protein MEARKDCKVILIGSADSKKAFMDQAEDKDCLPMPRTVGMDFIVVHVNNRRFQLWDMTGQEHFRSITSIYTKNADVYIYIDADPETIKKFESLRDKNTCIAVNFNSFNHSPRDLLGKIDFLFKSEERNEKLNEINIINKSALIMCANLFDDKSLFKLLPPEIASEITKAYYSTKDHYYKQQIFFKCPPQTEQAVESHKKDGRVEISNRRDTEDHSRGPRSGCSIQ, from the coding sequence ATGGAAGCGCGCAAAGATTGTAAAGTCATATTAATAGGCAGTGCGGATTCAAAAAAAGCGTTCATGGACCAGGCTGAAGACAAAGATTGCTTGCCTATGCCAAGAACAGTAGGAATGGACTTTATCGTCGTCCACGTGAATAACAGAAGATTTCAGCTTTGGGACATGACCGGCCAGGAGCACTTTCGTTCAATCACATCAATCTATACTAAAAATGCCGATGTCTATATCTATATTGATGCTGATCCTGAGACAATTAAAAAATTTGAAAGTCTGAGAGATAAAAACACATGTATCGCTGTTAATTTCAATTCCTTTAATCATAGTCCAAGAGACTTATTGGGAAAAATTGACTTCCTGTTTAAATCAGAAGAACGGAATGAAAAATTAAACGAAATCAATATAATTAATAAATCGGCACTAATCATGTGCGCCAATCTTTTTGATGATAAATCTCTGTTTAAACTGTTACCTCCAGAAATAGCCAGCGAAATAACCAAGGCTTATTACTCAACCAAAGACCATTATTATAAGCAGCAAATTTTCTTTAAATGCCCACCACAAACAGAACAAGCTGTAGAATCTCATAAAAAAGATGGCAGAGTGGAAATTTCAAACAGGCGTGACACGGAAGACCACTCTCGCGGTCCACGTTCAGGGTGCAGCATTCAATAA
- a CDS encoding nucleotidyltransferase domain-containing protein, whose amino-acid sequence MTFNYKNTGVTAYQDVNEVLLKISNGIAEIIGNNLIGLYLFGSLAYGDFNTDSSDIDLIAITKQPLNHHDLDLIKQMHKKTEAHCSKWNNRLECSYTPIDMLSHILPPKEPRPYYGGGIFYDQAPYGNEWIINNHLLYKHGISLIGPDIKELIKPVDIIEVQKACIRDLFQEWLPKMTDSEWLDNSHYQSYLVMNLCRILYTVMNGVASTKRISAEWVKNRYGSIWTHLIETAESWKYGKEMSLKNKSIEFIKFAADKVKETTLFQEMYANEIYLGQRRSDLQRITGFLDDVINWAKQNNEIIGIALVGSYARNQAKEDSDIDLVILSCKPEKYLSNNEWLKKFGKCINIKRENYGAVTSWHVSYQDGHEVEFGIASPSWADIPAEQGTKEVVTHGIVIIYDPKALFIRLITCL is encoded by the coding sequence ATGACATTCAATTACAAAAATACAGGTGTGACAGCTTATCAAGATGTGAATGAAGTATTATTGAAAATATCGAATGGCATTGCTGAAATTATCGGTAACAATCTCATTGGCTTATATCTATTCGGATCTCTGGCTTACGGCGATTTTAATACAGACAGCAGTGACATTGACCTGATAGCAATTACAAAACAGCCACTCAATCATCATGATCTTGATCTGATCAAGCAGATGCACAAGAAAACAGAAGCACATTGTTCAAAATGGAACAACAGACTGGAATGCTCTTATACGCCTATAGATATGCTTAGTCATATTTTACCGCCAAAAGAACCTCGCCCGTATTATGGCGGAGGAATTTTTTATGATCAGGCTCCTTATGGAAATGAATGGATTATTAACAACCATTTATTATATAAACACGGCATCTCACTCATAGGTCCTGATATCAAAGAGTTGATCAAACCTGTTGATATTATCGAAGTTCAGAAAGCATGCATCAGGGATTTATTCCAGGAATGGCTGCCCAAAATGACAGATTCAGAATGGCTGGATAACAGCCATTATCAATCGTATCTTGTCATGAATTTGTGCCGTATTCTCTATACTGTTATGAATGGTGTCGCCAGTACAAAAAGAATTTCGGCTGAATGGGTAAAAAACAGATATGGATCAATCTGGACTCATCTTATTGAAACCGCCGAGAGCTGGAAATACGGAAAGGAAATGTCATTAAAAAATAAATCGATTGAATTTATCAAATTCGCGGCAGATAAAGTTAAAGAAACTACACTTTTTCAGGAAATGTATGCCAATGAAATTTATCTTGGCCAGAGAAGGAGTGATCTCCAGCGTATAACCGGCTTTCTCGATGATGTTATCAATTGGGCCAAACAGAATAATGAAATAATAGGCATTGCGTTGGTGGGTTCCTACGCCAGGAATCAGGCGAAAGAAGATTCCGATATTGATTTGGTGATATTATCCTGTAAACCGGAAAAATATCTATCAAACAATGAGTGGCTAAAAAAATTTGGCAAATGCATAAACATCAAGCGGGAAAATTATGGCGCAGTAACCTCATGGCATGTTAGTTATCAAGACGGCCATGAAGTTGAATTTGGAATCGCCTCGCCAAGCTGGGCTGATATACCGGCAGAACAAGGAACAAAAGAAGTTGTCACTCATGGAATAGTTATTATTTATGATCCCAAGGCATTATTTATCAGACTGATCACATGCCTGTGA
- a CDS encoding Lpg1974 family pore-forming outer membrane protein codes for MKEFFKRSAISVIVLGVTASASAGMPGNNTPWTTHFSGAFIGVEGLNLRPMNGDLDYVTIFPANSGGSFYTRGISTSYDWGWRVFGGINFTENDDLTLSWFSMNTSDSDSVSPAGSVSGFGPSAPRWIGGNNIWNNVTGRVTFDLDDAYAVWGHTINFSNPWSVRFAGGLEYAKLHSKLRIASDSSYSGESNIGFEAKNETKGIGPRVELDMTYHLPYGFALFGNTNAALLVSDREISLDPTVAVSHDIFDNTYINYSSDFTTRKVVIPRFGMRLGASYSYVWGQAGGEGAPCRTTTLTVDAGWQVESYIHAIERPDNGYFDVTTNNVRAMQAPDSGFAGTKTSNFSDQGLFVGVRLGTDWV; via the coding sequence ATGAAGGAATTTTTCAAAAGAAGCGCGATCAGTGTCATTGTATTGGGTGTGACGGCCTCGGCATCTGCAGGCATGCCCGGCAATAATACACCATGGACTACTCACTTTTCGGGTGCGTTTATCGGTGTTGAAGGATTAAATTTACGGCCAATGAATGGTGATCTGGATTATGTCACTATTTTTCCCGCAAACAGCGGGGGATCTTTCTATACCAGAGGAATATCGACATCATATGATTGGGGCTGGCGAGTATTCGGCGGCATTAATTTTACTGAAAACGATGATCTCACACTTAGCTGGTTTAGTATGAACACCAGCGATAGTGATTCAGTCTCGCCGGCAGGATCAGTCAGTGGTTTTGGCCCCTCTGCGCCACGCTGGATAGGCGGGAACAATATCTGGAATAATGTGACAGGCCGAGTGACATTTGATCTGGATGATGCGTATGCAGTCTGGGGTCACACCATTAACTTCAGTAACCCATGGAGTGTGCGTTTTGCAGGAGGATTAGAGTATGCAAAGCTGCATAGCAAGCTAAGGATTGCTTCAGATTCCAGTTATTCGGGTGAAAGCAATATAGGTTTCGAAGCAAAAAATGAAACAAAGGGTATAGGACCGCGAGTCGAATTGGATATGACTTATCATTTACCTTATGGTTTTGCCTTGTTTGGAAATACAAATGCTGCTCTGCTGGTGAGTGACCGTGAAATTTCACTTGATCCGACGGTTGCAGTGTCTCACGATATATTCGATAACACATACATCAATTATTCGTCTGATTTTACAACCCGAAAAGTGGTGATCCCAAGATTTGGCATGCGTCTTGGCGCCAGTTACTCCTATGTGTGGGGACAGGCTGGAGGGGAGGGGGCGCCATGCAGAACAACGACGTTGACGGTGGACGCTGGATGGCAAGTCGAGTCCTACATTCATGCAATTGAACGACCTGATAATGGATACTTTGATGTAACAACAAATAACGTCAGGGCAATGCAAGCCCCAGATTCCGGTTTTGCCGGCACTAAGACCAGCAACTTTAGCGATCAAGGCTTGTTTGTTGGCGTCAGGCTTGGCACAGACTGGGTTTGA
- a CDS encoding methyltransferase family protein: MNNLFKHLDKYVVTQRILIGVMPLATLFARINLHLGGLVSGIILSAAGLSILAIAARQLGPALTPTIKPAHEGQMVTSGLYGIVRHPMYGGAILFSMGWSILWGSVLAMLLTLLLGLLFVIKLKMEEKLLCETYPGYAGYQARVTKKIIPYIY; encoded by the coding sequence ATGAATAATTTATTCAAACACTTAGATAAGTATGTGGTCACTCAGCGCATTCTTATCGGGGTTATGCCCCTGGCAACGCTTTTTGCTCGTATCAATCTGCATTTGGGCGGGTTAGTGTCTGGGATAATCCTGTCAGCCGCTGGTTTGTCTATATTGGCGATTGCTGCCAGACAATTAGGACCCGCACTGACACCCACGATCAAGCCTGCTCATGAAGGCCAAATGGTCACATCCGGACTTTATGGTATTGTTCGTCATCCCATGTATGGCGGGGCAATACTGTTCTCAATGGGGTGGTCTATACTTTGGGGTTCTGTGTTGGCCATGCTGCTCACTCTTTTATTAGGATTGCTGTTTGTCATAAAGTTAAAAATGGAAGAAAAATTATTATGCGAAACATACCCAGGGTATGCCGGATATCAAGCGCGCGTCACTAAGAAAATCATTCCATATATTTATTGA
- a CDS encoding serine hydrolase domain-containing protein, with protein MKGYRKIFIFVISILFLINPVYAVVDKNWLDSKVKAFVKNKPVKAMIYGLWIDGTPVSINAVGESMTGVPATVNMHYRIGGITETMLTAALMLLVEENRIRLDDKISRWYPDLPNADLVTVKMLANCTSGYPDYVYNRKFIDEVINNPFRSWTDKDLIDYATMEKPKFKPGTSQHYSHTDFVILGSILSQVSHLSTNELLNNYIFKRVGMNNTQFNLNAMMPHPVLHAFSQDRGIYEESTYWNPSWTSNSGAVVSNITDIGKWAHAWMRKGLLTEKSIQILRAPDTVGKGKNTNDFYFAMGFVNVNHWLIQNPSFGGYSGVFGVLPEKNMVFIAVNTLNESRPDDTNYSVELLRDLAMDLAPDYPIPVSR; from the coding sequence ATGAAGGGATATCGTAAGATTTTTATTTTTGTCATCTCTATCCTGTTCTTGATCAATCCGGTCTATGCTGTTGTTGATAAAAACTGGCTGGATAGCAAGGTTAAGGCTTTTGTCAAGAACAAGCCGGTCAAGGCAATGATTTATGGTTTATGGATTGATGGCACACCTGTCAGCATCAATGCGGTGGGTGAGTCGATGACAGGTGTTCCCGCCACAGTTAATATGCATTACCGCATAGGCGGTATTACTGAAACAATGCTGACTGCAGCGTTGATGTTACTGGTGGAAGAAAACAGAATTCGCCTGGACGATAAAATCTCGCGCTGGTATCCTGATTTACCTAATGCCGATCTCGTTACCGTCAAGATGCTGGCTAACTGTACTAGCGGCTATCCTGACTATGTTTATAACAGAAAATTCATCGATGAAGTGATCAATAACCCGTTCAGATCATGGACAGACAAAGACTTGATTGATTATGCCACGATGGAAAAACCGAAGTTCAAGCCCGGAACAAGCCAGCATTATTCTCATACTGACTTTGTCATTCTTGGGAGTATCTTAAGTCAGGTCAGTCATTTGTCCACTAACGAACTGCTAAACAACTATATATTCAAACGTGTTGGCATGAATAATACGCAGTTTAATCTGAATGCCATGATGCCTCATCCTGTACTTCACGCCTTCAGTCAGGATAGAGGAATTTATGAAGAGTCTACCTATTGGAATCCATCCTGGACTTCAAATTCCGGGGCGGTTGTTTCTAATATTACTGACATAGGCAAATGGGCTCACGCATGGATGCGTAAGGGATTGTTAACAGAAAAATCCATACAAATTCTACGAGCCCCGGATACTGTAGGCAAAGGTAAAAATACAAACGATTTTTATTTCGCCATGGGCTTTGTCAATGTGAACCATTGGCTGATTCAAAATCCAAGCTTCGGCGGCTATAGCGGTGTTTTTGGCGTATTGCCTGAAAAGAATATGGTTTTTATCGCTGTAAATACGCTAAATGAATCCAGGCCGGATGATACAAATTATAGCGTGGAATTGTTGCGTGATTTGGCAATGGATTTGGCTCCTGATTATCCCATACCTGTCTCGCGCTGA
- a CDS encoding alpha/beta fold hydrolase, with the protein MISQLKKIGCSIMFLLLVAPAFGKSIKSNFINLNNRVRIHYYDNNNGSNVILFVHGLPLNADSWRPQLENFQKKYRVIALDLPGYGLSTSLPTPIPAELSAWYANVISHFLKKLGVKNVVFIGFASAGHIGMKFSATYPDQVDKLIVINSSPQFNQGPDWPYGFTSGKNKSIVEKITHNDFKNTIESIINVATQEKCNCGLDELRARFYKMGMMSSKKTLLGFFNHIAHENFRPLLKKIHVPTLIITSNLGLEVPQEVGLYLRRNIPDSQLVEINGADHFVFATSANYVNQVIERFLTPICTFEAGQSIPRSECLA; encoded by the coding sequence ATGATTAGCCAACTCAAAAAAATAGGCTGCTCGATCATGTTTTTGCTTTTAGTCGCGCCTGCTTTCGGCAAATCGATCAAAAGTAATTTCATTAATCTAAACAATCGCGTCAGAATTCATTATTATGATAATAATAATGGAAGCAATGTCATTTTATTTGTACATGGTCTGCCGCTTAACGCGGATTCCTGGCGGCCTCAGCTTGAGAATTTTCAAAAGAAATATCGTGTTATTGCCTTGGATTTGCCTGGATATGGATTATCGACTTCACTGCCAACTCCGATTCCTGCTGAATTATCTGCATGGTATGCGAATGTTATCAGTCATTTCCTGAAAAAACTGGGCGTAAAGAATGTTGTCTTCATTGGGTTCGCGTCAGCAGGACACATTGGGATGAAATTCAGCGCTACCTATCCTGACCAGGTTGATAAACTCATCGTAATTAATTCATCACCGCAATTCAATCAAGGTCCGGATTGGCCGTATGGATTTACCTCTGGAAAAAATAAGTCAATCGTTGAAAAAATCACCCATAATGATTTTAAAAATACGATTGAATCCATCATCAATGTGGCAACGCAAGAAAAATGTAATTGCGGTCTTGATGAACTCAGAGCCAGATTTTATAAAATGGGGATGATGTCAAGTAAAAAAACCTTACTAGGATTTTTCAATCATATTGCGCACGAGAATTTCAGGCCATTACTGAAAAAAATTCATGTGCCCACTTTGATTATTACCAGTAACCTGGGACTGGAAGTGCCGCAAGAAGTGGGTCTTTATCTGCGACGTAACATTCCTGATTCACAGCTGGTTGAAATAAATGGTGCTGATCATTTTGTTTTTGCCACATCTGCAAACTATGTTAATCAGGTCATAGAACGGTTTTTAACGCCTATATGCACTTTTGAGGCTGGGCAATCAATTCCCCGGAGCGAGTGCCTAGCTTGA
- a CDS encoding cellulase family glycosylhydrolase produces the protein MRVLVDFHQTPSGRNGNVVTNNYSLHDYQNDVAELAKNLKVKNLDNVLGIDVFNEPHNLFWFSENGDQPAWVDVIAAAASAVYQNNPDLLLFVEGPSSEEAGPAICIPHGQIPEDISAYSIDRNACGNGLDAIHFKSNWGENFRALLDADAAKNSEFKLGGELRSQLLKRLPVEMVNWLLGQPDDSSHNGSHLVFSPHIYGSHVATWQSSPEASPYRFNWNFGFLQDSNYSVVIGETGYLTDQVLDVSFFKDSISPYLIKKNMNHQLFYWTFNSNSGDTGGIRENANTAALVVDKERALHDLFYYKQSSN, from the coding sequence ATACGTGTATTAGTCGATTTTCATCAGACACCGTCAGGACGAAACGGGAATGTCGTCACCAATAATTATTCTCTGCATGATTATCAGAATGATGTCGCTGAATTAGCAAAAAATTTAAAAGTAAAAAACCTGGATAATGTGCTAGGAATAGATGTATTTAATGAACCTCATAATTTATTCTGGTTTTCAGAAAATGGTGATCAGCCTGCCTGGGTAGATGTTATTGCAGCTGCCGCAAGCGCTGTTTATCAAAACAATCCTGATCTTCTTTTGTTTGTGGAGGGTCCAAGTTCAGAAGAAGCCGGTCCCGCAATCTGTATTCCTCATGGTCAAATTCCGGAAGATATCAGCGCATATAGTATTGACCGCAATGCGTGCGGTAACGGGCTTGATGCGATTCATTTCAAATCCAACTGGGGCGAAAATTTCAGAGCGTTATTGGATGCTGATGCAGCAAAAAATAGTGAATTTAAATTAGGCGGCGAATTGCGGTCACAGCTGCTCAAACGATTGCCGGTTGAAATGGTTAACTGGTTATTAGGCCAGCCTGACGACTCCAGTCATAATGGATCACATCTTGTTTTTTCACCGCATATTTACGGTTCCCATGTTGCCACATGGCAATCTTCTCCCGAAGCAAGCCCATACCGTTTTAATTGGAATTTCGGATTTTTGCAGGATTCCAACTATTCTGTTGTTATCGGAGAAACGGGTTACCTGACAGATCAGGTTTTGGATGTTTCTTTCTTTAAAGATTCAATCAGCCCCTATTTAATCAAGAAAAATATGAATCACCAATTATTTTACTGGACGTTCAATTCAAATAGCGGCGACACCGGCGGCATCAGGGAGAATGCCAATACAGCAGCTCTGGTTGTTGACAAGGAACGAGCATTACATGATTTGTTTTATTATAAGCAATCTTCAAACTGA